The Miscanthus floridulus cultivar M001 chromosome 7, ASM1932011v1, whole genome shotgun sequence genome includes a region encoding these proteins:
- the LOC136462741 gene encoding T-complex protein 1 subunit eta, with amino-acid sequence MASMMQPQIILLKEGTDTSQGRAQVVSNINACTAVGDTVRTTLGPRGMDKLIHDDKGGVTISNDGATIMRLLDIVHPAAKILVDIAKSQDSEVGDGTTTVVLLAAEFLKEAKPYIEDGVHPHSLIRSYRTAGNMAIQRVKELAVSIEGKGLEEKKTLLAKCAATTLSSKLIGGEKEFFASMVVDAVLAIGNDDRLNLIGIKKVPGGTMRDSFLVNGVAFKKTFSYAGFEQQPKKFLNPKILLLNIELELKSEKENAEIRLSDPLQYQSIVDAEWNIIYDKLDKCVKSGAKIVLSRLAIGDLATQYFADRDIFCAGRVTEEDLQRVAAATGGTVQTSVNNVIDEVLGSCEVFEEKQVGNERFNIFSGCPSGQTATIVLRGGADQFIEEAERSLHDAIMIVRRALKNSTVVPGGGAIDMEISKYLRQHARTIAGKSQFFVNSFAKALEVIPRQLCDNAGFDATDVLNKLRQKHASGEGANYGVDINTGGIADSFANFVWEPAVVKINAINAATEASCLILSVDETVKNPKSESAQGEAAAGAMAGRGGGAMRGRGGRGMRRR; translated from the exons ATGGCGTCGATGATG CAACCGCAGATCATCCTGCTCAAGGAGGGCACGGACACGTCGCAGGGGCGCGCGCAGGTGGTGAGCAACATCAACGCGTGCACGGCGGTGGGCGACACCGTGCGGACCACGCTGGGGCCCCGGGGGATGGACAAGCTCATCCACGACGACAAGGGCGGAGTCACCATCTCCAATGACGGCGCCACCATCATGCGCCTTCTCGACATCGTGCACCCCGCCGCCAAGATCCTTGTCGACATCGCCAAGTCACAGGACTCCGAG GTTGGTGATGGGACAACTACTGTGGTGCTTCTAGCTGCAGAATTCTTGAAGGAAGCAAAACCTTATATTGAGGATGGGGTGCACCCCCACAGTCTAATTCGCAGTTATAGAACTGCAGGCAATATG GCAATTCAAAGGGTTAAAGAGCTGGCAGTTAGCATTGAAGGAAAAGGCCTTGAAGAGAAGAAAACATTGCTAGCCAAGTGTGCTGCTACAACACTCTCTTCAAAACTTATAGGCGGTGAAAAGGAATTCTTTGCTTCTATGGTTGTGGATGCTGTCCTTGCCATTGGCAATGATGACAGGCTTAATCTTATCGGGATTAAGAAG GTTCCTGGAGGTACCATGAGAGATTCTTTTCTGGTGAATGGTGTTGCGTTCAAGAAGACATTTTCGTATGCTGGATTTGAGCAACAACCAAAGAAGTTCCTGAATCCGAAGATTCTTTTGTTAAACATTGAACTAGAATTGAAATCTGAGAAGGAAAATGCAGAGATCAG GTTATCTGACCCTCTGCAATACCAATCAATTGTTGATGCTGAATGGAACATTATTTATGACAAACTGGATAAATGTGTGAAAAGTGGAGCGAAGATAGTTCTGTCTCGGCTAGCTATTGGTGATCTTGCAACACAG TATTTCGCAGATCGAGACATTTTCTGCGCTGGTCGTGTCACAGAAGAAGATTTGCAACGTGTTGCTGCAGCAACTGGTGGAACTGTTCAAACTTCTGTAAATAATGTCATTGATGAG GTACTTGGTTCCTGTGAGGTCTTCGAGGAAAAGCAAGTAGGCAATGAAAGGTTCAACATATTTAGCGGCTGCCCTTCTGGTCAGACAGCAACTATTGTGCTCCGTGGTGGTGCAGACCAG TTCATTGAGGAAGCTGAACGGAGTCTCCATGATGCCATCATGATTGTGAGGAGAGCACTTAAGAACTCGACAGTTGTGCCGGGTGGTGGTGCTATTGAT ATGGAAATAAGCAAGTATCTCAGGCAGCATGCGCGGACAATTGCTGGGAAGTCTCAGTTCTTTGTAAATTCGTTTGCTAAAGCCCTCGAG GTTATTCCACGTCAACTTTGTGATAATGCTGGATTTGACGCTACTGACGTTCTCAATAAGCTCAGGCAGAAACACGCATCTG GTGAAGGTGCTAATTATGGTGTAGACATAAACACTGGCGGAATTGCTGATTCCTTTGCGAACTTTGTGTGGGAACCTGCTGTTGTAAAG ATCAATGCTATAAATGCTGCAACCGAAGCTTCCTGCCTTATTCTTAGTGTTGACGAAACAGTGAAAAACCCAAAG TCGGAGAGCGCACAAGGTGAGGCTGCAGCTGGTGCAATGGCTGGTCGTGGTGGAGGGGCAATGCGAGGACGTGGTGGCAGGGGCATGCGCAGGCGATGA